One genomic region from Oculatellaceae cyanobacterium encodes:
- a CDS encoding 7-carboxy-7-deazaguanine synthase QueE has protein sequence MTSTTAGLLSARLIEIFSAIQGEGLNIGTRQIFIRFALCDLRCHFCDSAHTWEIPPTCKIEKTPGSRDFETYPNPVSIPLLLEWVERQNQPGLHDSISLTGGEPLLHAPFLVKFLPEVRSLTGLQIYLETGGHRPEQLSLILPYLDSVGMDIKLPSVSGESHWQAHAEFLKRCHSSKVEVFVKLIISAETAPNELQQTAELVADCSPNIPMFLQPVTPLDSVHSTHKTAVLPPSPEQVLEWQTLMKRYLKQVRVVPQTHKMIGQL, from the coding sequence ATGACATCAACAACGGCTGGATTACTCAGCGCTCGATTAATAGAAATATTTTCCGCTATTCAAGGCGAAGGTTTAAATATCGGTACTCGTCAAATTTTTATTCGCTTTGCATTATGCGATTTACGCTGCCATTTCTGTGATAGCGCCCATACTTGGGAGATACCACCCACTTGCAAAATTGAGAAAACCCCTGGAAGCCGAGATTTTGAAACTTACCCTAATCCTGTATCAATACCATTATTACTGGAATGGGTAGAGCGGCAAAATCAACCTGGTTTACACGATAGTATTAGTTTAACTGGTGGCGAGCCACTGCTACACGCGCCTTTTTTAGTAAAGTTTTTACCGGAAGTACGTTCTTTAACAGGTTTACAAATTTATTTAGAAACTGGCGGTCATCGTCCAGAACAATTATCACTCATTTTACCTTACCTTGACTCTGTAGGTATGGATATTAAGTTGCCTAGTGTGAGTGGAGAGTCACATTGGCAAGCTCACGCGGAATTTTTGAAACGCTGCCATAGCTCAAAAGTTGAAGTTTTTGTCAAATTGATTATTTCTGCTGAAACTGCTCCTAATGAGTTACAACAAACGGCTGAATTGGTGGCAGATTGTAGTCCAAATATTCCTATGTTTTTGCAGCCAGTCACGCCTTTGGATAGTGTTCACTCTACACATAAGACAGCGGTATTACCACCTTCTCCAGAACAAGTTTTAGAGTGGCAAACCTTGATGAAGCGTTACTTAAAACAAGTAAGGGTTGTGCCACAGACGCATAAAATGATTGGTCAACTTTAA